cgaagtcaccgtaggcgcctcgtagtcgacggaaacgtctccttccactgaacGCGTATCgttgaaaatcctgaaataaatttagaataaatgcgagcaccatgaTTTGAACATTGGTGAGGTGAGGATACCACAATCCAACCACATTTTATCATAATATACTTTACATTGTATTAATAACACACTAAaaatgttttttgcaaaaaaatttgAAATACATTTGACTTCTTTTTACTATTTTAATTTATTTGTGTTTGCTAAATCGGGCACATGTGCACCCAGTTCTAAAAATCCACGCCGACAGCTCCCTTATCCTCTTCCTTCTTCCCTTGGCGACGGGCGGCCTCTCCGCCAAACATCCTCCCGCCCAAGCGCATCACCTGCAGAGAGCTTCTTCCTCCCCTAGTCGCGGCTGCCCTCCTCCGCGACCGTGGCACCGATCGATCTCTCATTCTTCCAGCTCTAGGTGACGAATTAATCATAGCTTTTTTGCTTGGATTATTAAGGATGATCTGTTCTGTTGTGGCCGTTCGTTCCGTTCTAATCCGAATCTCCCCTTGTTACCCGAACCATGCAGTTGTTTCTGCGGATTCGTTCGAAGCGCGAGCCAGCGAGCATGGAGGGGCTGACGGAGAGCGAGGTCGCCGGCTTCGCGGTGGGCGCCTTTCTGCTCGGCGCCAGCATCGCCGCGCAGAGGGTCGACGGCTTCGTCGCCGCTTCGCAGAGAAGGTCCCTGCTCCTCCTTGCCCGCTTCTTGCTTGCCTGCTTTTTTGCCCGCTTCAGTGCCATCTTCAATTACGTCCAGCAGGTAGAACATCAACAGCACTGCGACTGAGGCAAAAGTCGAATTACCACGAATTGTTTCGTTCGTGTCACCAAAATCACAAGAATGAATGAACGCATGAATAGCAGTATACAaactatatataacttggcaatgaGCTAAACATCATCACTTACGCCCTGATTGGATTGGCGTTTCACAGCGCCATACCCCTGTAAAATATGCAGACCTCCATCGGTCTACCAGTGAACTGTATATACCAAGCAGTTCCAACAATGTATCAATGTACTGTACTGTAGCTCGGAATATCTGGTAGGAGTAGATAGCAAAACAGTTCCTGGGAAATAACTGAAATCAGATGGCACTGTATTTCCTTCAGATCTCAGATAGATGAATCCCTTTCGACGCCAATGGACTACTGTATCTGTCATTTTCTCTTCTTGTATGCCGTGCTTCAGAATTAGTATTATTTTGCTTTGACAACACAACACTTTATGACATGCTTTAGACTTAAGTAAAGTGAAAACTCCCTGGATCCATGGATTAAACTTAAATAAACAAACTTGCCAACGATTTCTTATCAGAAAATTCATAGTGCAATGAAATTATGAAACCCAAGTAGTATCCTTACTTCACTTAAAAAAATTGCTACTGCATTGCAGCTCTTTAAACATGTGCAAGCGCTGTGGTGATCTTCGGATGGTGGCATGTTCACAATGCAAAGGAGTAGGCTCTGTTAGGAAAGGCGGAACCTTCACATTCGGCGTGCTTGAGGACATCTATGAATCTCTTGGAGCTGAAACCAAGGCAGCTGATTTGGTCCCTTGCTCAAAGTGCCGTTCTAAAGGCCGCCTCCCGTGTGCAGAGTGCGCCAAGGTCAGATGACCATTTGGTAGCGTTTTTGTGATTATTGATCAGAGTATGGCCATTTAATAGAGTTTTGTGATTGTTGATATCAGAATAAGCTGCCCCATTTTGTAAACGCTGATATGTACGGACTGATCGAACTATGGATGAGTGCTTTTATAATCACTCCGGAAATTCGTAGGGGCACGCACCTGCTGAGCCATGTCCAGTTTTAAGTTTGTAGTTTTCTTGCTCATTTTTACCAAGTTTCATAGATAAAATTTTAAGATATTTTTTTGTTGATCATAGGCACAAAAAGCATGATTTTATTGGTCACCCATATCAATTTTGAAGAGTTGAAATTGACATTTATTTTCAAAGTTGATCAAAAGTATTCAAAATGGATCGTGAAAGCCCTCATCACGAGAAACACAAATATATAAACAGAACTTAATTTAAACTTTCTATTCGAAAGATATAAACGTTTCAAAAATAATTGAAAGCCAGAAGAAAAAACATGTGTGAGGGACTCAGTGCCCACACACTTGTGTCCTAAATCCGCTTCCTAATCACTCGGCCGGAACAACGGTAAATGTCCCTAATCCGcactgggacggagggagtatctatatctatatctatactctatatctactagtagaatgcccgtgcgttgccacgggccaacAAATGAAATTGTGTAAACAATGCTCATTTTCCTCCCCAGAAACGAGCATATTGCACGCAATGTTCAACCACAacacaaatgcaagcatattcttcTCTCTATTCTTACAAACATGACACACCCCTCTAGCCGCCCTTTCCCATTAAACTTGccgttcatcaccttctctgtccatACATCATTCACCCTCTCAATCTATTGCCCCttaattttgcatgtagcttccatGTCATTGTTTCGTTGTCTCGGACGGTAGAAAAAAACCCTACCACGTCACCTTCTtctagatctattcctaatccaAAGAAGCTAAATCTAGTTGAATGACCGTGCGTTGCCCTGAAAAATAAAATTATCTATGAAAACACATATCATAATATCATTATATGGAGTTTGTACATCACATGCTTATGACTATGTTTCTCCAAGCATGCATTTCAATTTCCACCCTCACCAAAATATGTACTTACATGTGCTCCTTCAACCACACAAATACGTCTTATCCCCCCTCCATGAAATTCGCTTTGCATCATTGTGTTGCACATGTGATATTTAAAAACAAGGAAGCGAGTGGTGTCATCAGCATTAGTCATCTACATTTGGCACTCGGGAAGAAGGCACAATTGGCTTCTCTGACCAGATTTGATTATATCTAGGTGTTACTCTTCTATATTGACGAGTTCCGTCTGTGAAGCGAATTCTAGGCTTCCTCCTGTTCAACACAGGTACCAAATTTGAGATGCAAAACTTTAAGATGTACATGATTTCTTGCACAAATCCTCTTGCCGAATCATGGAGCTTCAAATTTTTTGTGGACAAAATCATCCGAGTGCAGTGTATTGCAATGCTCGAGTAATAAACATATACAACAAACTTTTGAGTCTATGAATTTATGATAGTGAGGAGTATAAACTATGAAACATAGATTGGAATCTCATGAGGTCAGTACAACTTAAATGAAGTTCCTAAAGAATATAAGTTGAAGATTTCGTAACATATCAGTAGGTATTTCAATGATAGTTGGACCATAAAGTTTGCAAGCTAGTTTCCCTTCTAAGAAGGGCCAAATACATTCCTTATAAACAGCTGGAACTCTATGTCCTTAGTAAGTTTCCCAAAAAAAGCGACACTTGCACCATCATGGATGTCCGAGTACTTCGCATGCTATTTCTCAAATAAGAATGCACTGGTAACTCTGATGTGCGATTCTTGATAGAGCTACCCACATTATATGATATACATTAAACATTTAGCAATTACATACATATCTTCCATGCAACTGGCTATTATATACCGTTCAACCACATACACATTTCTGACTTTATCAAACTGATAGGCAAAAAAACACAGGATTTAAGATTTATTTGATGGACAAATTTGATATTACCACTACCAAGCATTATATGCAATTGATATTAATCCCAAACACTGAATATATATCTTTTGATAAAAAGATTGAATTCATAGTTACACACAAGATTCAAGTAGTTGATGATATATAGAGATCAGCAGCGTGCCAAATTTAACTTGGGACTCATGAATTGAAATTCAACAACAAAATATTATATGTAGGAAAATAATTGAACCAAACCTTCATATATACGATGGTTTTGTGAAATGCAACAACAATACACTCGTGACTCATAGctaaatgcccgtgcattgccacgGAGTTCTAAAAATATATGGAGGTTGCCATGGAGTTATAAATATATGTAGGATTCATAGGTCGGTGTTGACTTGGGCGATAGGATGAGTTAATCGAAAGGAGGTCGGTTATAGGATGGGGTCAAAGAAAACCTAGGTAAAGATGATGCCAAATGCAGTCTGCAACCCATGTCAACCCATGCGCTAGAACTGGATAGCTATCTTCATGGACACAAATATACCATTGTTTGGTTCTATTCTCTTTTAGTTTGTAGAGTAAGAATTTGAATAATTTGAGTATCATTCTATCTCTCAATTGTTGAGAAATTGTGATCAAACCATGCAATGAAGGAACCAAATCAAAAGAAGCTTTCACTTGTGCTTTCTAGCCATTTAAAATAAGCATGTGGCATCAAATTATTTAATGGTGTGTCAGCCAATTCCATGATTTTCTAGAAGAGAGAGGCTCACACTTCACAATATTCATAATTTCAAGGTATGAAAACCTTGCACACACACCTAAATTCAATAAAATATACGACAAATATATAAACAATTATACAATACACACTTGTGACACTATAAACAAATAACTTCAGTTCATGACAGCCTGATCATCCCAGGCCCAGCTTCCAGGGTTTCCACCCCTCCCACCATGTACGGCTCCCCCTCCCACCTCCGTTTTTTGTCTCCCCTCCCCTTTCGCAAAAGAAAACGGTTTTACCCATGCATGTTAACCGCTGGAAATAAGCCCCAACTCATGCATGCACATGCTTTAAAAAAAGCCGGCCGACCCGAAAAGGAAATCTTGCCCACACACTCCGGAGGTGAGCTCGTCCAATCTTGCCACCACTCCATCTCCCCCGATTGTCGTTCTCCACCTTCCCAGCCCTCGCCACTTCACCTCCCCCATCCATGCACCGCTTTTGTAGGCAGCCCCTGTCATCGCCGCCTTCATCGATGGCCCCCTCGCCACCACCACAGCGTGATGccttgccatcatctccatgccccCATCAGTTGCGTCCACTAATCAAATAGTGGGACCTACAAACAGATTATACACTAAAAACTTAGTACGCAAGATTAGTGCAAACCCAAACCAGATTCAGCGAACTAAACCAAATATAACTCCCAAGCAAAGAAGGGTACCTCCCCATCAGTTCCATAGAGTCACACGATCGACAACATATACAGATTTCTGATCAGATGAGTAGACAATGTTGCGAACCTCCCCAGACCATTCTGCAAAGGGTTACAAAATGGTAGATAGAAAATAGGGATGCATTTTATGTCCTCGTAGAAAGGATATATAGATATAATATATATGTCCAGAAATTTACCTGGAGCATGTACATTTAGAATTTTGTTAGCAACTCACCTGTAGAAGGCATAAAAATTGAGGTCACCAGACACAAAATTAAAAAATACATACACATCATGTATGTTCACGATCATGTGAAGTGAAACAATTTTGAACAATAAACCGAAAAATGACGTGTTAAATTAGTCTACGTTCCCAGGAGGCCAAACAGAAATCAAAAGATGTGATGTTCAGTTATCAGTCTACAAACTGAAAGGCATTGTGCTATTCATGACAGTTCTCTTGAACTTCTGATGCAAGAATGCAAATTCGAATGACAAGAATAGACGGTGCCCCTTAATATAGACCCAAAATTAATTTAGTAAACCCATTGATCACAAGATTTTCCGACAGAAACACGATAGACTTCCCGACCTAGCCCTAGAACGGAACCCGTAACGTCCCCCGCCGCTCGGTCCCAAGCCCGCACTGTCGTGGGCGCCTCCCACACCGGCAGCATCCCTTCGGGGTCCCCAAGATGACGAGCGATCCGGCGCGGCGGAAAGGGCTGGCACTGAGGAGCAGCGACTCGGTCGGGAGCCTGGCCAGCGCCAGCGGCTCCCTCCATCATCGCCGCCCTCGGCCACATCCAACGCGGTCGTCGTCCACGAAGAGGCGGACGAGCCCGACAGCAGGGTGTTGTCCCTCCCATCGCTTTCATGTTCGACTACTCTTCCTTGGATCGCCTACCACCACAGATGCAGGGATCCTCTTGACTCACACGCCGACCATGCCTCAACCAGCGAGCATCGGCGCATCGCCGGCGCGCTCCTCTGTGCTCTCCCTCCTCTCTTCCATGGTTGGCACAAGGGAGGGATGAGACGGGCAGGAGAGAGCCTCTTTATCTAGATCAGGCAGGGGTTAGGTTTGGAAAGAGTAAATCAGCTGGAGCGATTGAGGGAAGGAGATCGGAATGGAGCAGGGCGCGATTGAAGGGTATGTCAAGAAGAACTTTTTTGGAAAGCTGTGATTCTGGTGataattaccatattcgaaatttccttagttatagccttaccatacatggattgatttattactataattatcatatttgagatttctaagtttatagccttaccatacgtggattaattgtgattgattaccataaatacgttgggtattgtcggccagacgagaaagagaaaaaccggtgggaggagggtggtgggaggtgggacgaagaaaaaccggttaaaaaaaccggttgaaaataaaccggttgaaagtgggggggactattcaaccaattcgtccattaggagtagagatatctatatctatatctatatctatatctattatTAAATAAATAGGTATTCTTGATTTGATCTTCTTGGTTCGGTCCGTGGTAAAAATCTACGTACATCCCTCGCACGTCTTATCGCTAGCTTCTCGTCCGATACACGCACGCGTCATACCCGTTTAGCTAGCGTGGGTATATTTAATTTTGTAGGCCTAGTATCAGCCCATGGTCCAAGACTGGTGGGCCTGGAAATAATACCCGGTCATCCTCTCGCTCACGACTCTAAAAAATTCTATCTCTTCTATTCTCTTTACTCAAAAAAAATCTCTCATATTCTCAAAAAAAATCTATCTCTCCTAAAAAAACTATCTCTCCTCTGACTTCTTTCTCCACAAAAGAAGCCTCAACTCCCTCGATCAAACCCCTGCTCGCTTGCTTCCCGTGCTAAACACTGCTTCAATCTCGTCGTTGCGCCCGTGCTCAACATTGATGTGTCGTCGTTCTTCCAACCTTACT
The Triticum dicoccoides isolate Atlit2015 ecotype Zavitan chromosome 3A, WEW_v2.0, whole genome shotgun sequence genome window above contains:
- the LOC119266985 gene encoding uncharacterized protein LOC119266985, which translates into the protein MEGLTESEVAGFAVGAFLLGASIAAQRVDGFVAASQRSSLNMCKRCGDLRMVACSQCKGVGSVRKGGTFTFGVLEDIYESLGAETKAADLVPCSKCRSKGRLPCAECAKVR